One window of Alkaliphilus metalliredigens QYMF genomic DNA carries:
- the loaP gene encoding antiterminator LoaP, producing MKKWYVVHVKSNEEMKAKKLVEKEIEDIKVIVPQRIIPEKRQGETRHVKKILFTGYLFLNVELDVDTYYKLKRIPSIHRFLGLEKPEAIPLEEMQRVLRLCNQGELIGLSKVIVKEGNKVQVVSGPLLGMEGHIIKVDKRKGRAKVCLSVLGDAKTVDLGIEIIKVSE from the coding sequence ATTAAAAAATGGTATGTAGTGCATGTAAAAAGCAATGAAGAAATGAAAGCAAAGAAGCTTGTGGAGAAAGAAATCGAAGATATCAAAGTGATCGTTCCACAAAGAATAATTCCTGAAAAAAGGCAAGGAGAGACCAGGCATGTTAAAAAGATATTGTTTACAGGCTATCTTTTTTTAAACGTAGAACTAGATGTAGATACATATTACAAATTGAAAAGGATACCAAGTATCCATAGGTTTTTAGGCCTTGAAAAGCCTGAGGCCATCCCCTTAGAAGAAATGCAAAGAGTATTGAGATTGTGCAATCAAGGAGAGCTCATAGGGTTATCCAAGGTAATTGTAAAAGAAGGGAATAAAGTACAGGTTGTGTCAGGACCTCTACTGGGCATGGAAGGGCATATCATTAAGGTTGATAAAAGAAAAGGCAGGGCTAAGGTTTGCTTATCTGTACTAGGTGATGCAAAGACTGTGGATTTAGGCATAGAGATCATAAAGGTATCGGAATAA
- a CDS encoding structural cement protein Gp24 codes for MTVQKYQPAATGAGRIAEASMSATARSMAAEGSPIKYGKAVKLGTDKEIQVKAWDGAASTDIFAGIALNSVTGDLDNDQYLQGNPVSVLKKGTVWVKVSADSAGVTAGQKAAVLEDGDFTAAPLSVDTNGVYGVELEGSEYLTSAAAGELVMLAINLPSTTKVVQL; via the coding sequence ATGACTGTACAAAAATATCAACCAGCTGCTACAGGAGCAGGAAGAATCGCAGAAGCTAGTATGTCAGCAACAGCAAGAAGTATGGCAGCAGAAGGAAGTCCAATTAAGTATGGCAAAGCTGTTAAATTAGGAACAGATAAAGAGATTCAGGTGAAAGCCTGGGATGGTGCAGCGTCTACAGATATATTTGCAGGGATTGCTCTAAATAGCGTTACAGGTGATTTGGACAACGATCAATATTTACAAGGTAACCCTGTTTCTGTACTAAAAAAAGGTACTGTATGGGTTAAAGTATCTGCTGATTCTGCTGGTGTAACAGCTGGACAAAAGGCTGCTGTTTTAGAAGATGGAGATTTTACTGCTGCTCCCCTTAGTGTAGATACAAATGGTGTATATGGTGTCGAACTTGAAGGTAGTGAATACCTTACTAGTGCAGCTGCTGGTGAGTTAGTAATGTTAGCTATCAACCTACCAAGTACTACAAAAGTAGTCCAATTATAG
- a CDS encoding N-acetylmuramoyl-L-alanine amidase family protein, which produces MALDAGHGVDTYPPNKGVPGLPEFAFNSAVVGMAKELAEHNGFKVVLVQPLNGKEVPLSHRVETANAEKVDLYLSTHADASGNAGVRGHWSFYWGTSANSKKFAEIWKKNAKELLENPSRGIIGSQLNHWTNFYVLRATNMPANLSENGFMTNPLDKELLLSSAFRKNAARAQIKTACEFFGLPFKDLHQEKKEEQTLEDRHEVITESLNVRNDVMGTIIGKFKAGYKVDKLFDFDGTWWVVRRGELIGFVNSNFLK; this is translated from the coding sequence ATAGCATTAGATGCAGGGCATGGCGTAGACACATACCCACCGAATAAGGGCGTCCCTGGACTGCCAGAGTTTGCTTTCAATAGCGCAGTAGTAGGGATGGCGAAGGAATTAGCAGAACACAACGGCTTTAAAGTTGTATTAGTACAACCATTGAACGGGAAAGAGGTTCCCCTCTCACACCGAGTCGAAACGGCGAACGCTGAAAAAGTAGATTTATATCTATCCACTCACGCGGATGCAAGCGGTAACGCTGGAGTTAGAGGACATTGGTCCTTTTACTGGGGCACATCTGCAAACTCTAAAAAATTCGCTGAGATATGGAAAAAAAATGCAAAAGAGCTTCTAGAGAATCCATCGAGAGGCATAATAGGTAGTCAATTAAATCACTGGACAAATTTCTATGTTTTACGAGCGACAAATATGCCAGCAAACTTGTCTGAAAATGGGTTCATGACAAACCCACTTGACAAAGAATTACTCCTTTCAAGTGCCTTCCGAAAGAATGCAGCACGGGCACAAATCAAAACGGCATGTGAGTTCTTTGGGCTACCTTTCAAAGATTTACACCAGGAGAAAAAAGAAGAACAAACTCTTGAAGATAGGCATGAAGTTATTACTGAGTCCCTGAATGTTAGAAATGATGTAATGGGAACAATCATAGGTAAATTTAAAGCAGGGTATAAGGTTGACAAGTTGTTTGATTTTGATGGTACCTGGTGGGTAGTGAGACGTGGAGAGTTGATTGGATTTGTTAATTCCAACTTCCTCAAATAA
- a CDS encoding DUF3383 family protein, whose translation MKKDFVVNISKLTAAIKQRGFGLILVLDTSKDHPYTLYNDIQGVADDYAVTDDAYKIASRIFGQNPAPQQVAIFGKEYDSEIGEPADLVTALNELVNVNNDWFALTCTENANAEVIALSGWIDTQEKMYFTTTQDLSLPAQIESEQTTVMFHHSPEAYVAEGLAAYMLVRMIGGVTAKFRSISGVLASEITATELAQLHDDNGFSYIRKMGVLQTTEGKTTSGEYIDVVLGAFFLQFKMEEESALLAVNTEKIAYDNVGIASLVSVAEKVLKLGVTQGIILRDDDDNGVFQINYVKREDTPTNDIANRVYNGVSWSADLAGAIHEGTISGVLKY comes from the coding sequence ATGAAGAAAGACTTTGTAGTTAATATAAGCAAGTTGACAGCTGCAATCAAACAAAGAGGCTTTGGATTAATTCTTGTTCTAGACACCTCGAAGGATCATCCATACACCCTGTATAATGACATACAAGGTGTGGCGGATGACTATGCTGTTACAGATGATGCCTACAAGATTGCAAGTAGGATATTTGGACAAAACCCAGCGCCTCAGCAAGTAGCTATATTTGGCAAAGAGTATGACAGTGAAATAGGTGAACCAGCTGATTTAGTCACAGCATTAAACGAGCTGGTAAATGTTAATAATGATTGGTTTGCATTAACCTGTACGGAGAATGCAAATGCCGAAGTTATTGCATTGAGTGGATGGATCGACACTCAAGAAAAAATGTATTTTACTACGACTCAGGACCTTAGTTTACCAGCACAAATCGAGTCTGAGCAAACAACAGTAATGTTCCATCACAGCCCTGAAGCTTATGTTGCAGAAGGTTTGGCAGCTTATATGCTTGTTAGAATGATAGGTGGAGTTACTGCAAAATTTAGAAGTATTTCAGGCGTATTGGCATCAGAAATAACGGCCACTGAATTAGCTCAATTGCACGATGACAACGGATTCTCCTACATTAGAAAAATGGGAGTGCTACAGACTACCGAAGGAAAAACAACATCAGGTGAGTACATTGATGTAGTCCTGGGCGCATTCTTCTTGCAATTTAAAATGGAAGAAGAAAGTGCTTTACTTGCTGTTAACACAGAAAAGATTGCTTATGATAATGTTGGCATTGCTTCATTGGTATCTGTAGCTGAAAAGGTATTAAAACTTGGAGTAACACAGGGTATCATTTTACGGGATGATGATGATAATGGAGTTTTTCAAATCAATTACGTTAAACGTGAAGACACTCCTACAAATGATATCGCAAATCGAGTTTATAATGGTGTATCTTGGAGTGCAGACCTTGCAGGGGCTATCCATGAGGGAACTATTAGCGGTGTATTAAAGTACTAG
- a CDS encoding phage head morphogenesis protein: MAKTPKSRFPSGAAWDYFKEVRGLLISSHANVIETFEKKISHNIRNDGLNERNDNAILKINLLLDTLRTETLEYYFDENKIVKIADAFTKSVGNNIVQQFANQFRSVLGVDPIGRDSKLLDIITAANKENIAYIKSIPENYHNNVETVILQGVRRGRSNKQIADGLQEAYKTSRTKAKFIARDQTGSLVADINKAKYEQSGLKGFIWSDVGDGNVRDKHKIFNGKRFLWSEGAGTEGLLPGEDYGCRCTAEVDPDELLNI; the protein is encoded by the coding sequence ATGGCTAAAACACCTAAGTCTAGATTCCCTTCTGGTGCTGCATGGGATTATTTCAAGGAAGTCAGAGGGTTATTAATTAGTAGTCATGCTAATGTTATAGAGACCTTCGAAAAGAAGATATCTCATAATATAAGAAATGATGGTCTTAATGAACGTAATGATAACGCTATTCTGAAAATCAACCTGCTATTAGATACCTTGAGAACAGAAACACTAGAATACTATTTTGATGAAAATAAAATAGTAAAAATTGCAGATGCATTTACGAAGTCCGTTGGAAACAACATTGTTCAGCAATTTGCAAATCAATTTAGGTCAGTTTTAGGGGTAGATCCAATTGGTAGAGATAGTAAACTTTTAGATATTATCACAGCAGCCAACAAAGAAAATATTGCCTATATAAAATCTATACCTGAAAACTATCATAATAACGTTGAAACAGTCATACTTCAAGGTGTCCGTAGGGGTAGGTCGAACAAACAAATTGCCGATGGGCTCCAGGAGGCATATAAAACAAGCAGGACTAAAGCCAAGTTCATCGCACGAGATCAAACAGGTAGTCTAGTTGCAGATATTAATAAAGCAAAGTATGAGCAAAGTGGACTGAAAGGCTTTATTTGGAGTGATGTAGGTGATGGGAATGTAAGAGATAAGCACAAAATATTTAATGGTAAAAGGTTTTTGTGGTCAGAAGGAGCTGGTACAGAAGGCCTGCTTCCAGGTGAAGATTATGGATGCAGATGCACAGCTGAAGTAGATCCCGATGAATTACTTAATATATAA
- a CDS encoding DUF3486 family protein, whose amino-acid sequence MTKERQRNRIKSRVDELPEEIRQLLDDRLADVNFTYHEIADEITELGYEISKSSVGRYALRQNAVVQRMKEVAEQTRIIVDAAKKNNNFDAIGATTSMLTIGLAQKIATAQEEIENMPIEKAARIVVALERSAVYKEKFKLQYSKGIKDAITAIKMELRIELENDPELLMKLSEKVDSISKKMEAKNN is encoded by the coding sequence ATGACTAAAGAAAGACAAAGAAACAGAATCAAGTCAAGGGTAGATGAATTACCAGAAGAGATAAGACAGTTATTAGACGATAGACTAGCTGATGTTAACTTTACTTATCATGAAATTGCGGATGAAATAACTGAATTAGGATATGAAATATCAAAATCCAGTGTTGGAAGATATGCATTGCGTCAAAATGCAGTTGTGCAAAGAATGAAGGAAGTAGCTGAACAAACAAGGATTATTGTAGATGCAGCTAAAAAGAACAACAATTTTGATGCCATTGGAGCAACAACTTCAATGTTGACTATTGGCCTAGCACAAAAGATTGCTACAGCTCAAGAAGAAATAGAAAACATGCCAATTGAAAAAGCAGCAAGAATTGTTGTCGCATTAGAACGAAGTGCAGTGTATAAAGAGAAGTTTAAGCTACAGTACAGCAAAGGCATCAAAGATGCCATCACCGCTATCAAGATGGAACTACGGATAGAATTGGAGAATGATCCAGAGCTACTGATGAAACTATCTGAGAAAGTAGATTCCATATCCAAAAAGATGGAGGCGAAGAACAATTAA
- a CDS encoding DUF2184 domain-containing protein has translation MRGMHVRQDGMLLNQDLESIDKVAYEAKEEELTARTVVGLKTDDHEGAETISYDKMTRRGAAKIFAYGASDDIPLVDADVERHTQKVYGVVVGFTIGIQEKRAAQMANRTIDITKAIAARRAVAEKENRFFYVGSEAHQAEGLLNFTGIQTMPVALNAGETSTKWKDKTSEEIIEDIRLARKKVNALPGLTVDTLLLPPNQYEDLDKPVNAENYNMTIRKWLQEQKWFTNIIRVADLEGAGDSSTDCLAVFDSSKDVVEMALPLDITRHPEVMLANMSSQINLEERTGGAIVRFPMGICRADGI, from the coding sequence ATGCGAGGAATGCATGTAAGACAAGATGGAATGTTGCTTAACCAAGATTTAGAAAGTATCGATAAAGTCGCTTATGAAGCAAAGGAAGAAGAATTAACGGCCAGAACCGTGGTTGGTTTAAAAACTGATGACCATGAAGGTGCTGAGACAATCAGTTATGACAAAATGACTAGAAGAGGGGCTGCAAAGATATTTGCCTATGGTGCATCGGATGATATTCCATTAGTGGATGCTGACGTTGAGCGACACACACAGAAAGTATATGGAGTAGTTGTAGGCTTCACGATTGGTATTCAAGAGAAAAGAGCTGCACAAATGGCAAATAGGACTATCGACATTACAAAGGCAATAGCGGCAAGAAGAGCTGTTGCAGAGAAGGAAAACCGCTTTTTCTATGTTGGATCAGAAGCGCATCAAGCTGAAGGACTATTGAACTTCACTGGCATCCAAACGATGCCTGTAGCCCTAAACGCTGGGGAAACATCTACAAAATGGAAAGATAAAACCAGTGAAGAGATTATTGAAGATATTCGTTTAGCTAGAAAGAAAGTTAATGCGCTTCCAGGACTAACAGTGGACACCTTATTATTGCCACCTAATCAGTATGAGGACTTAGATAAACCGGTGAACGCTGAAAACTACAACATGACAATTCGCAAATGGTTACAAGAACAAAAGTGGTTTACTAATATCATTAGAGTTGCAGACCTAGAAGGTGCAGGCGATTCTTCCACAGATTGTCTTGCTGTTTTCGATAGCAGCAAGGATGTCGTAGAAATGGCATTACCTCTTGATATCACAAGACACCCAGAAGTAATGTTAGCAAATATGTCATCTCAGATTAACCTTGAAGAGCGTACTGGTGGAGCTATTGTAAGATTCCCAATGGGGATTTGCAGAGCTGACGGAATATAA
- a CDS encoding phage neck terminator protein, whose product MNEETLGDILEELKAFTNVTKAIFADQKGEKPQYPYITFKIIAEPDDPSVGIYNYETVESENPNFDSDIEVQKIETSEPSFSINVFAKTAEEAKSVAMKTKDFFKFHGCEWLKRKNIVTVSTSTIENRDALMIIDYERRYGFDVILRYTRELKKKIETIETYSFSRIE is encoded by the coding sequence ATGAATGAGGAGACATTAGGAGATATTTTGGAGGAGTTAAAAGCATTCACAAATGTTACTAAAGCAATATTTGCGGATCAAAAAGGAGAAAAACCACAGTATCCATACATTACATTCAAAATCATCGCTGAGCCTGATGATCCTAGCGTGGGAATTTACAACTATGAAACAGTAGAAAGTGAAAATCCAAACTTTGATTCTGACATTGAAGTTCAGAAAATAGAAACTTCTGAGCCAAGCTTCTCTATAAATGTATTTGCTAAGACGGCGGAAGAAGCTAAAAGCGTTGCAATGAAAACTAAAGATTTTTTTAAGTTCCATGGGTGTGAATGGCTCAAACGAAAAAATATAGTCACAGTAAGCACATCTACTATAGAAAATAGAGATGCACTGATGATTATAGATTATGAAAGACGATATGGATTTGATGTAATTTTGAGATACACAAGAGAGTTAAAAAAGAAGATCGAAACAATTGAAACATATTCATTCAGTCGGATTGAATAG
- a CDS encoding Mor transcription activator family protein has translation MENWLEKITIDDLDEPYYTIATKIGFEATLELAKMVQGSQIYFPTIVKSCDPKRKELIKEEFNGYNYRELAAKYGFTERWVREICSELVKKERNKPHHSQLSLF, from the coding sequence ATGGAAAATTGGTTAGAAAAGATTACGATAGATGATTTGGATGAACCTTATTATACGATAGCAACCAAAATAGGATTCGAAGCTACATTAGAGTTAGCTAAGATGGTTCAAGGAAGTCAAATATATTTCCCTACGATTGTGAAGTCCTGTGACCCCAAGAGAAAAGAGCTCATAAAAGAAGAATTTAATGGATATAATTATCGTGAGTTAGCTGCAAAGTACGGCTTTACTGAGAGATGGGTAAGGGAAATATGTTCGGAGTTGGTTAAAAAAGAAAGAAACAAACCGCATCACAGTCAACTGTCACTGTTCTGA
- a CDS encoding DUF1073 domain-containing protein, giving the protein MGKRQETKQKKSNSVSSGYKKDFFESSTSSKGTAKDPLSRQKGITRHRMSQWMISDIYAVNGIFQNIVNIPAEDATREWISIAGVEDALAQQIMNKLSNLGAQYNFQEALKFERLRGDGLISIGAKQTGLFKISDPIEISKLTDIDYIHAFSGVKLIDYIENEDVFSPEYGSTELFEIQGAGDTKLVHNDRIIHFATRKIEDEKRGIPLIEILYDLLLIFDNATWSTGQLMYSMVHKRLKTDGVDMSDKELRQNIQNELDFEFNTLSLAVIGKEDDLDYISPSVSLPLKDMYDFLWEMLSAVSRMPKSHIMGQPQGTVTGGQFDSLNYYMRIAGMQEAHVREPLEYLIDLSLLASKSGVGTKSIEPDNVKYKMKFNPLWKLDAETDAKIRKMNAEIDNIYLTHNVRSPDETRKERFNETSMIEKLDMSEEELLKIAREVKKAKEAMDHG; this is encoded by the coding sequence TTGGGAAAAAGACAAGAGACAAAACAAAAGAAAAGTAATAGCGTAAGCAGCGGATACAAAAAAGACTTTTTCGAGTCATCAACCAGTAGTAAGGGAACAGCCAAAGACCCACTGAGCAGACAAAAGGGCATTACAAGGCACAGAATGAGTCAGTGGATGATATCCGACATCTATGCTGTAAACGGTATATTTCAAAATATAGTGAACATCCCAGCCGAGGATGCAACTAGAGAATGGATTTCTATTGCTGGCGTGGAAGATGCACTGGCACAACAGATCATGAATAAACTCTCCAACCTAGGTGCGCAATACAACTTCCAAGAGGCTCTAAAATTTGAAAGACTTAGGGGTGATGGTCTTATATCTATAGGTGCAAAGCAAACAGGGTTATTCAAGATTTCTGATCCAATAGAGATATCAAAGCTAACTGATATTGACTATATCCACGCTTTTAGTGGAGTCAAGTTAATAGACTATATAGAAAATGAAGATGTGTTCTCACCTGAATATGGAAGTACAGAACTTTTTGAAATTCAAGGAGCTGGAGATACAAAGCTAGTTCACAATGATAGAATTATTCATTTTGCAACAAGAAAAATTGAAGATGAAAAACGTGGCATACCTTTGATTGAAATTCTCTATGATTTGCTATTGATATTTGACAATGCAACATGGTCAACAGGTCAATTGATGTACTCGATGGTGCATAAAAGATTGAAAACCGATGGCGTAGATATGTCAGACAAGGAACTGAGACAGAACATACAAAATGAATTAGACTTTGAATTCAATACGTTAAGTCTTGCTGTGATAGGTAAAGAAGATGACCTAGATTATATATCCCCCTCGGTAAGCTTACCCCTGAAAGATATGTACGATTTTCTCTGGGAAATGTTATCTGCTGTGAGTCGAATGCCAAAATCACACATCATGGGTCAACCCCAAGGAACTGTGACAGGTGGGCAGTTTGATAGTCTGAATTACTATATGAGAATAGCAGGAATGCAAGAAGCACATGTAAGAGAGCCTTTGGAATACTTAATAGACCTATCACTTTTAGCGAGTAAAAGTGGAGTTGGGACAAAGTCGATTGAACCCGATAACGTGAAGTACAAAATGAAATTCAATCCCCTGTGGAAGTTAGACGCTGAGACTGATGCAAAGATTAGAAAGATGAATGCTGAGATAGATAACATTTATCTTACTCATAATGTTAGATCACCGGACGAAACCAGGAAAGAGCGCTTTAACGAAACCTCAATGATTGAAAAACTAGATATGAGTGAGGAAGAGCTACTTAAAATTGCAAGAGAAGTAAAAAAAGCAAAAGAGGCGATGGACCATGGCTAA
- a CDS encoding DUF2213 domain-containing protein, with amino-acid sequence MLKQRYDRVEVNMMQEDGRGFLNYSLAAVKPGVYPYMDYESGQVIYELKHPDDLIKVVEQLNNLPITDGHPYELISAHNSKELVAGWTHEKAEMQDVTMVNKATVFDAKLIADIVTGLKKECSLGFECRVIDESGVYEGQKYDRRQTDFKFNHLAMVKKGRCGPECSARTDEKESFAVQIRTDEIENYKEKEGMKEMKIRLDGVEYEVPEVVATRVTALETKSDELTKQVGQLEGKLDGKEDEIKKLQEKKDELEKNQLSEIKLDQAIEARLKVVQDAAIILDPDYDFKGKKPREIKVDCIKVLGDESFTGEGKSEEYIDARFDTIVDFYKNTEHSSTGANNLKIKNDAGAGDLVTSMKSKRLQMKK; translated from the coding sequence TTGTTAAAGCAAAGATATGACAGAGTTGAAGTCAATATGATGCAAGAAGATGGGAGAGGATTTTTAAACTATAGTCTTGCAGCAGTGAAGCCAGGAGTATACCCCTATATGGATTATGAATCTGGTCAAGTGATTTATGAACTTAAACATCCAGACGATTTGATTAAAGTAGTTGAACAACTAAACAACCTACCTATTACAGATGGACATCCTTATGAGTTGATATCTGCACATAATTCAAAAGAATTAGTTGCTGGTTGGACACATGAAAAGGCAGAGATGCAAGATGTGACTATGGTAAATAAAGCAACTGTGTTTGATGCTAAACTAATCGCCGATATTGTCACAGGTTTGAAAAAAGAATGTTCGCTAGGATTTGAGTGTAGAGTCATCGATGAAAGCGGCGTGTATGAAGGTCAAAAGTATGACAGAAGACAAACAGATTTTAAATTCAATCACTTGGCCATGGTCAAGAAAGGTCGTTGTGGTCCTGAGTGTTCAGCTAGAACTGATGAAAAAGAGAGCTTTGCAGTTCAGATCAGAACTGATGAAATTGAAAATTATAAAGAAAAGGAAGGGATGAAGGAAATGAAAATTAGACTTGACGGAGTGGAGTACGAAGTACCGGAAGTGGTAGCAACAAGAGTAACTGCATTGGAAACAAAGAGTGATGAGTTGACTAAGCAAGTAGGACAACTCGAAGGCAAGCTAGATGGAAAAGAGGACGAAATTAAGAAGCTTCAAGAGAAGAAAGATGAACTAGAAAAAAATCAATTATCAGAAATAAAGTTGGATCAAGCAATTGAAGCCAGATTGAAAGTAGTACAAGATGCGGCCATTATTTTAGATCCAGATTACGACTTTAAGGGCAAGAAGCCTAGAGAAATTAAAGTAGATTGCATCAAGGTTCTAGGCGATGAAAGCTTCACCGGAGAAGGGAAAAGTGAAGAGTACATTGATGCGCGATTTGATACAATTGTTGATTTTTACAAAAATACAGAACACTCTAGCACAGGCGCCAACAACTTAAAAATTAAGAATGATGCAGGTGCAGGGGATCTAGTAACAAGCATGAAAAGCAAAAGACTTCAAATGAAAAAATAG
- a CDS encoding DUF4054 domain-containing protein gives METTVERVRAIASHLGGLPDSTIEIYIEDAKLEMNSMEFKASFKEKIMRYLTAHYATLDNPKIKSEKVDGLGAIAFSDSTSGKEGLKSTEYGQEVLRLLKKSNLSMLVTS, from the coding sequence ATGGAAACAACTGTAGAAAGGGTACGGGCAATAGCCTCTCATTTGGGAGGCTTGCCTGATTCTACTATTGAGATCTACATCGAAGATGCAAAGTTAGAAATGAACAGCATGGAATTCAAGGCATCCTTCAAAGAAAAAATCATGAGATATCTAACGGCGCATTATGCCACATTAGACAATCCAAAAATAAAATCAGAGAAGGTGGATGGCCTTGGGGCAATTGCTTTCTCTGATTCAACTTCTGGAAAAGAAGGTTTGAAATCTACTGAATATGGACAAGAGGTGCTAAGATTACTGAAAAAAAGCAATTTAAGCATGCTCGTTACTTCATAG
- the terL gene encoding phage terminase large subunit translates to MNIIHELVQGKQNSERSKIIAVGRRDFREYCNRMNPEFFRESRTFQDKVCKTIQAIYEKKLINPKTNKPYSILVINLPPGHGKSYTAGMFSTWAFGDSVSNQIISVSYNQTLSIRFAKMVREHIQDQEIEGDDNYYVVNSFFPSVKIKDGDGAMNLWSLEGAYMSYLATSFDGSITGMRGNIGIIDDPIKNKSEAVNERVKEAHWDWYKNTFLSRMVEGAIQIIIQTRWATDDLAGRVIANFPEKTYVLEMPVLNEKDEPLCDEILSYDAIMDKKGGIDEDIFEANYLQRPIDKKGSLYKEFKTYDVVDDEAFEDIIAYIDTADEGRDYLCMPIGGVIGRLGYVKDIYYTDEAMEVTEEEVARRLHIYGVKNAIFESNNGGRGFARKVEDILRKKYKNKKCNIKWFFQSKNKKTRILVNSSNVIEQVIMPEDWAKKYNEYYLAMAKYQRKGKNEHDDGPDAITGFVEVINGEVKVKANSIADGYR, encoded by the coding sequence ATGAATATCATTCACGAGTTGGTCCAAGGAAAACAGAATAGTGAAAGATCTAAAATTATAGCTGTAGGGCGACGTGATTTTAGAGAGTATTGCAACCGAATGAATCCTGAATTTTTTAGAGAGTCTAGGACGTTTCAGGATAAGGTATGCAAAACCATACAAGCTATTTATGAAAAAAAGCTCATAAATCCTAAGACCAACAAACCTTATAGCATACTTGTAATTAACCTCCCTCCTGGACACGGGAAAAGTTACACTGCTGGAATGTTTTCTACTTGGGCATTTGGAGACAGTGTCAGTAATCAGATTATATCGGTTTCGTATAATCAAACCCTCTCAATTAGATTTGCCAAGATGGTTAGAGAGCATATACAGGACCAAGAAATCGAAGGTGATGACAACTATTATGTAGTTAATAGTTTCTTTCCATCTGTGAAAATCAAAGACGGTGATGGAGCTATGAACCTTTGGAGTTTAGAAGGAGCATATATGAGTTACCTGGCTACATCCTTTGATGGATCAATTACCGGTATGCGTGGAAACATCGGAATCATTGATGATCCTATAAAAAATAAGTCGGAAGCTGTTAATGAAAGGGTCAAAGAAGCGCACTGGGATTGGTATAAAAACACATTCTTATCCAGGATGGTAGAAGGTGCCATACAAATCATCATCCAAACTAGATGGGCTACAGATGACTTAGCAGGAAGGGTGATAGCAAACTTCCCTGAAAAGACATATGTACTAGAGATGCCTGTACTAAATGAAAAAGATGAACCTTTATGTGATGAGATACTATCCTATGATGCCATCATGGACAAAAAAGGCGGTATCGATGAAGACATCTTTGAAGCAAATTATCTACAAAGGCCTATTGATAAAAAAGGCAGCTTGTACAAAGAGTTCAAAACCTATGATGTTGTGGATGACGAAGCATTTGAAGACATTATTGCGTATATTGATACCGCCGATGAAGGGCGCGACTATCTTTGTATGCCTATCGGTGGCGTAATTGGAAGACTTGGTTATGTGAAAGATATTTATTATACCGATGAAGCAATGGAAGTAACGGAGGAAGAAGTGGCAAGAAGACTTCATATTTATGGCGTTAAAAACGCCATATTTGAGTCCAATAATGGTGGCCGTGGCTTCGCCAGAAAAGTTGAAGATATTCTCAGGAAAAAGTATAAAAACAAGAAATGTAACATCAAATGGTTCTTTCAGAGCAAGAACAAGAAAACTCGAATACTGGTCAATAGTTCTAATGTTATAGAGCAAGTTATCATGCCAGAAGATTGGGCTAAAAAGTACAATGAGTACTATTTAGCTATGGCCAAGTATCAAAGAAAAGGCAAAAACGAGCATGATGATGGTCCAGACGCGATAACTGGATTTGTAGAAGTGATCAATGGCGAAGTCAAGGTAAAGGCAAATAGCATAGCTGATGGATACCGTTAA